The sequence ATGGCGACCACCATCAGTCCAGTGCCAAAACCGAAGAAACCTGCCGAAGAAAAGGAAACATAATttcgtcatatttttttatcttaattcgtgtatgtttttttatatgTATAGTGCTGGCGCTGATATAAGTTTGTCAAATTGAGcgcacatttccacaaaggggccagTCCGGGCAGTTTTGGGTTGCGAAAAggacgatataaaagacaacaaaaacgcAAAACGGACcagaaataattcaacagcattcCCAGTGCAAATTTCTTGGCATAGatttatatttttcgtttccgcaaacagcccgaccgggccccgggtaggaaactTCATGATGTAACCTATGCTTGTAATGTCCTTTCAACTAGAATTAAAAAAAGAGGACGTCTAGTCTCACCAATGGAGTTGAATATTTTCCTGGGCGGGTCCGTGAGGTTGAGGATGGGGATGATGACCAGGGTGATGGTGAAGATCAGCGCCACTACAACTCCCAATCCTACCCCTCAcccaccaccaccccctcccctaTTGTTCCGTTAGAGAAAGTGTCTTGCTCACCAATGGTGTTGAATATTTTCCTGGGCGGGTCCGTGAGGTTGAGACCGTCTCAGACTGGAGATGATGACCAGGGCTATGGTGAAGATCAGCGCCACTACAATCCCCAATCCTACCCCTCACCCACCACCGCCAATCACCACCCCCTCCCCTATTGTTCCGTTACCCCCTTCCCCTAAAAGAACGTCTCGCTCACCAATGGTGTTGAATATTTTCCTGGGCGGGTCCGTGAGTTTGAGACCGGGGATGATGACCAGGGTGATGGGGAGGATCAGCGCCACGAGCAGCGGGGAGGCCATGGACAGCAGCCCGATCTGCGGGGGTCAAGTAGAAACGCAATGATTTTGCATCACACTTCCGCACCGTATACCAAATCAAATATCGATAACAGCTAGACTTTGGATAAACACTCCATTGTTGATGCCATCTGGTAAAGAAGGCTAACATGGTTTGGACATGTAATGAGAAGACCACCTAGTACATTGGTCCATAAAGTCTTTAATCAGGAATATCGAACTCAAGACCACGTGGTAGACGTCCTAAGCGTTACAATGATCAGATCACTTAAGACAGTAGACTGAGTCTTAAGACAGTCTTAAGACGCTGTACTTCTATTGCATCAATTAAGAGTTCACCATAACATCACCTCTATGATGGCCCGTTTGCCGACTTGTGAGAAGATGGTGGGGGCGTACAGCAGGGCCAGGTGCTGTCCACACTTGAGGACAGCCTCGCACAGCATCACGGACAGCACGGCAGGTGACGTCATCATAGCTCTCCATGGGATCGGCGTGTTGCTCTGTGTAAGGGGTGGGGTGGAGTTGAAAATgtgtaacgccagttcacctttatccgcaactgtaacctatatccgttctttttaagaataaggtatttagggatatcaagtcgacggacggtggtttcaaactgcaatgatTTCATAATAGTACAATTCGAAACCAtagtccgtcgacttcatatccgtTGATACCGTTTTAATcaacacaacggatattggtgaccccgcgaataaaggtgaactaacgttagtgGGGCAAATGGCTGAGAGAGATCGAGGAACTGGGCTACAGGACACGATTTGATGTCATGGGTTATATTGCTGGCATTCCTAGACGTTGTGTCTTTACTCcacctagcctgagtaccatacTTCGTAGTGACCGAAAGTATTGttccagcggtcactacggaggatggtacacTCTACCCTGgtgtaaaatgagtacctagcatcgttgatggatgtgctgcccctacggccggtgaggctatgggaccggtgaggtgaggtgagcatcgtttggggaggtaaagTATCGGCGGAACGGAAGGGGAGGGATGGGTTCCGTCTTCCAACATCGTACCCTAGATACAATGGTTAAAAACCTACTATACCCCAGTATCAAAACAGAGACTGCTAGCTGACTTGATATTGCTAGCCCCAGAGATCTGACAGGTACTGTGGGTGACATTTCAAAGGTGTAATGTCCAGACGTGTTTATATCTCTGGggtcttaacctttgacatattacccataattcctgtcactgcacatgcgtactccgAACCGCGAAAGTGCTTATTCGACTAAATGTACCTTTACTACCCTTTCAATCTATTCAAAATAACGGAATAGAGCACCAAAGAGCAAATATTCAAatacgttaacgttacatgtatagatGTTGAACCATGTATTACTTACACTTATTCTGCCATTCATCTTAAGACTTTCAGTAGTGGACGATTTTCTGCGTGTGACCATGTCTTTCAAGTCGTCTTCAGTCGGGCCGTCGGTGATGTGATAGACACAGTTGAAGGTCTCTATAACAACTGTTCCCAATATGCCGAAAATACCTGTACATGGGTGGATGGGGTTAGATAGGGGTATCACTAGGCCTacctcacatttccaaaccggggcccggccgggcagcttttgggagcgaaaagtctgacaccaaactacacaagacgtaaagagaaaagtCGCTGACATTATTTGTGGATAGTTTTACGTATGCATTTCAATTTTCGTTTTCACAAATAGCCCAGACGGGCCACGTTTTGGAAATGTAAAGCAGATATCGCACTGGACTGCGGCAAATCTAATTAGGAGAAATGATGCCAGGCGCGCATTCGCAAATTGTcgcctgaaatttttttttttttttttacaaaatgtggCGTGATATTTACATAGCATTTACATAGCATAGCTACAGCAGCGACGTAGAAACGAAAGAGTCATTCGATAAGCTACGTCAATCCCCTGTTTCTAGGCATGTCCAAGTGCGTTTGATCGTATTCACATTAAACTCAACGACGTTTTCTATTTAGAAATGCCTACATGTAGTAAACTTACCAAATAACGCGAACGGTGAGAACCAACCAAAGAGCGGCAGAAACATGCTGTTGATGAAAAATCCGGCGGCGAACCCGAGGTACATCACTGCAAAACGACATAAATAAGATAAGCAAGAGCAACGACGATGAAATTAAGATACACAATATTGATATTTACAATCAGGCtatcattatgtgctggttcatgTGACGTCAGTTGTGAGTCGAAGATAATACCGACCCCATGTGGTTGAGTGGCGTTCgataggtaatctccaagcagatccacggtggcgtaatatagtatcaaacctacctctggtgcccgtttgactccgtttgaccatcctcctaacgcccggtccccaacggcattagcctatggggccctgctatctcatgccctatcagtggttattatgattgtcgccacaaacaagctgtcaaccaatcagagaataggcctttcttgggcttgttgttgtcgcaagctgtctcgcaaaggccgctgggaagctatcagccaatcatgttacgtcttacatagcaccatcctcctacgcccgatccccaacggctgactgcccatataagggcaagctcattaatatttataagtagggcggtccctaactggtctgagtacACAAGATAGCAGAGGTAGACACAGTCGAGTTGACACGAcagtggtccctctgcgtaggagaatgcgtTTGACCAGCTCTATACTATCTTATTGCacggtaggatctgcttggagattattcgATAGCGTCAGTTCGCACTTGTGCGTTAGTGTTTTTGGGAGCTGCGTATTGACATGTTTGTTGGCTTGGTTTGCGGGGAAGAATTCGAAAATCTTTCTTACTTTTACCCAACGTTCTACGGCCTGTTTGTCTAACCGAAAAAAAAACTACTCCTTCGGCCTCAAACTTTGCCTAAGCCAAAATGatgtcaatacgcaactcaAACGGACTTAAATAACATACGCACAAGTTTGGACAGGGCCATAGCGACGTTAGCAATTTCTTTTTACGAAACGAGCCTTATAGCTCTTAGACTAGTGCTATCCTtactctcgaagcagaggttcggctccggatGTTTTGTATGTGTTATTACGCGTTTTTGTGGGGCTTTCTACAATGTATTATATACCGTTTTCtgtctatctatatctatatagataGCCTGACAAAAAGTCTCAAAACgcgtcaaaaacagccgaaACCTCtggcctgggtgccatccgtattctaccggggcctcttacactcgctaccctaaaaaatacatttttgagggtagcgagtgtaaggagccccggtagaaatcggatggtacccaggctagaaacatctgctttgagaatacTAAATATCCATACCTATAGGTACAGTAGTGATAATTCTGGCCCTGTCGGCAGTGAAGGACGGCAGCCACTCCACCAGCAGTGTAAAGCCGCCGGGACGTATACCCTGGACggaaaaaacatacatacacttTCAAAAGTTAACAACGTAACATCTGATCAACATGCAGCAAACCATAGACTCAATACGTGTAACCTGGTCatttcatcctcctacgcagggacatccaacagccaaactgactgtctggatgtgccctgctctttcaaccgtcactcttagttcctgtggacgtcccccaaaaccagctgtcagccaatcagagaatagtcttcccgttttcaaaagctgtctcgcatgtataagggtaacctccttaatatttataagcagggcggtcaggaactaagagtgacggttgaaagagcagggcacatccagacaggcagtttggctgttgggaTGTCCCTGCGTTAGCGAGATGGCTATTATAGGGAAAATGATTTACCAGGGAAGTTTTGTTACCAGCGGGAGTTGGCCGGTCTCGCAGCCTGAGGGGGAACATGAACCTAAGTGTGttctgactcccctggccaatttcccgattctTTTGCCGACGAATTCCAAGATTctcgtaacgctagttcacctttatccgtggggtgacctttatccgtagtctttaaaaacagcacatttaggagtattaaatctgtggactgtggtttcaaatttggcacgttttcaaaatgttccgatttgaaaccaccgtccgttgacttcatatccctaaatacgttctTTTCTtattacaaacaacgaatataagttaccctcggataaaggtgaaccagcgttacccCCTAGgagggcctggtggaggctaaaaaaattagggtctGCAGCTTTTTTTCTTAGGTCGGTAGCATAACAAGAAACAAAGCATTTCCCTAGGCTTATGGTGTGTTTCTAGGTCGTGAGAGAGTTTGCCATAAAGAACAAAAGGATTCAAGGTGCCTCAAGGTACTGAATAATTCTTTTTCAGGTCAATGGGTACAAAAAAGAGCTGGGGTACTCATGTGCGATTGTCTGACCAAGGTCGGGCGTTCTATATTGGTCTGACAAACAACATTACGACATTTTAGAACGGTTACGGTTATCTTTCATGTGAGATTTGTAATCCAACGAGTGTAAAATTACAGTGAACTCTAAATGCCATTTCTCTTTTGACGTTTTAGACATGCACAGCACCTCGTGCTAAGTTTGTAGCATTTCCGAATGCTGTTAAGTGCTAGAAGACTTTTTTCATCGTAAACTATGACCTACTTATTACTAGGAACGCGccttgtttttggcgacgcttcAAAGGCGTGGCCTTCTTTAGAATTTTTGGGGCCGGTGTCAAATTTACGCCCATGCCAGGAAAAAAAAGAATCCCGTGATCTCGAAACAGATTAGTTCACTGAAGAGCTAgccttccactggtcgtgataGAGAAGGCGGAAACCAAACTAGCgattgtgttctcgccacaaaagcgccacctacactGGATACAGCACTCACATTCACGACTTgtacacttcccataattcacagCGCCAGGGTTACGGATATCGTGACCCGTGAGGTCATCGGGCCAAACCGGCTAACAGCTACAGTGGTGACGTGATGGCTAGTTTATACTTCTGACcagaaaaattgtaaaattctCAGCTCTAATGATAGCAGTACTATATTTGTCGGACAACTCATTAGTTTACATGCTTTGCCGCCGTCGTACTGAAGATTTTAGCTGATTTCACCGGCCTGGTTTCGCACCTTGGGCAACGgtggtaacatccatatccgtaACTCTGGCGctgtgaattatgggaagtgtgcaagtcgtGAATTAGAAGCTggggaagatgtctgataggcatcgaaacgtcagcaggtgagagacAATACTGCTTGTGTAAAACAAAACTTCAATACCCTATGTTCTACGTAccacctgatgaaattattttcggattaAATAACGAAGTTtcgtaccatgtatatgtagtgatatatatgttgatagatttattagcaGTCTAGTCGATGTAATCTATATGTATGTCTGTaaaaagcgacctgcaggccgatttgagcttttcgTGAGttaaaaaacgttaaaacaaacaaacaaacaaacaaacaaacaatcggTTTACCTCTGTGAATCCCCTGAGtattctgatgatgatgatgacagagACGTGGAAGGCGAGTGCCACTGGGGCCCAGATGTGCAACAATGACGTCACGAGAAGGCTGACTTGGAACACCCTGGGAAATGATTTTGTACGAcgatcaattaaaaaaaatgcttgttttataccccttcacattaggcgaaaatcgatcggacgacgagtttgcgagctctaaattacgaggaggcatgaccctgacgggaaggggggaactctgccatttcttcgtcggtaGCAGAGGCATGCCTcgtcgtaatttagagctcgcaggctcgtcgtccgatcgattttcgctacatgtaaGGGGGGTATAAAGAGATCTACTGAAGAATCGTCAATATATAACTTAAAATCTAAATGTTCTGGGGTTCAAATCCATAGCAAGTCCCAACTTCTGTGCCCTTAAGAAGGgtactaatactagtactatacgGCTAATTCCGCACTCTACTCAGGTAAAATGAGTACATAGAACGTATGCGTAAATGAGAAACaccttgtttgaggagagcaacACCTCCGGCCAAACTAGCTTATCGAAAAAAGTAGGGTTCCATTGAGCTCCTGGCGTGCGTTGATCAAATCTCATATTTACAGGCTGGTCTTAAACACGTacgtagtctgtgtaacacaaactctgctgtccgggacTGTAACTGGCCCATAGgaggaggccggcggatgttgggcgggctgctaaagcgagatttaatcaggctatctTAAACGCAAATCAGGCTATCTTAAACGCAGCTAGTATTTACATTACACTGAAATTGGTGTGTTACGTCTATAAGCGGTTTCCctgttaacaaacaaacaaaca comes from Branchiostoma floridae strain S238N-H82 chromosome 19, Bfl_VNyyK, whole genome shotgun sequence and encodes:
- the LOC118406467 gene encoding vesicular glutamate transporter 3-like, which codes for MAKKSAAVACLVFGGLFLQYMMRTTITVAIPAALEEYHGLYTDMEDVFFRWRGGTSKLVLNYTQLEVGAIFGTFYIGYIPSRLLGGHLALRFSALRVFQVSLLVTSLLHIWAPVALAFHVSVIIIIRILRGFTEGIRPGGFTLLVEWLPSFTADRARIITTVPIVMYLGFAAGFFINSMFLPLFGWFSPFALFGIFGILGTVVIETFNCVYHITDGPTEDDLKDMVTRRKSSTTESLKMNGRISSNTPIPWRAMMTSPAVLSVMLCEAVLKCGQHLALLYAPTIFSQVGKRAIIEIGLLSMASPLLVALILPITLVIIPGLKLTDPPRKIFNTIGFFGFGTGLMVVAMKPQYIWMTMFLAVGLGMTAFSIAAGFNLMEIAPQYGTIIRGASAAFGTAVGAFGIILYLWAGSRKTRRQASGRS